A window of Benincasa hispida cultivar B227 chromosome 9, ASM972705v1, whole genome shotgun sequence genomic DNA:
CGCATCATGTTGATCGCATCCTTCGTAAGAAGATTTAGGTATGTCTAAGGGCGCGTCAAGATAGGGGGGAAGTGGTGGTACCACTATGAGATGTGACACGACCCTTTCAAAGTAATTTACCATGTAACGAAACTGGTCGTGTTGTCTCTGAGCCATCTGCCTGATGAATCCATGTGTTTGCCTCTACTGATCGCGTATAATTTTCTTGAGCTTCTCACTTTCTTCTTGTAACTTAGTTACTTGAGATTGAAGTGACTTCTGTTCTCACGAGAGCTCGTCGAGACCTCTTAAAATTTATTCGCGAAGGTCATCGTGAAGAAACTTATACCATTCATCTTCAGAGTCGACGTCTGCGGTCACGTTGGGGTGATCTTGTGGCTATTCGTCATCGAGCTGCCGCATACCAGTCTCACCAATGTCTAAGCTATTGCCTTTTTCAATATGAGGCGATAGTTGGCTTGGGTTATCAATAGAACGCGGCGGGCTCTTTGGGTGCTTAGGCGATGGTTAGGGATTTGGGTGTTGAGTGGCCAAAGTAAGGACGGCGAGAGGATCGCCAGTGGAGCTAGGGGATCGAGATTTGATAGCTGGCGTAGTTTCTGGAGGGGGTGGAATGTTGAGATCGACGCCAACTCGCATTTCTTCGATGGTGGGTAGAGGAGgggatttttgaaatttagaggaGAGGACCAGGATTTTATCAACCCTCTGCTTCTTTTACTGAGGTCCTTCAGTAGCTGTGGATTTAGGAGGTTTCCGCTTTTGAGGAGTCAAGGATGGGCCTTCTCCCTGCGGTGGCAATCTTATCAGTCTACGTAGGGACTTGTCTGTGAGCACAGCCTTGATTGCCACGTCCTCTTCTTCTTTAAACCATCCTTACGCCACACATAGCTCTGTAATGAGCGACGGAAAGAACAGCTGCCCCTTTGGACTGGAGAACAGTGTCCAAATTTGGTCGGCGATCATCTTTCCAACGTTTATTGGGATGCGATGCATAATGCAATAGATCACCATGACTCTGTCCCGTGAAATGGTGTGGTTGTGAGTTGTTGGCATCAATTTCCTCTTGATGAAGTAAAGCCACACATTGGCTTCAGATGTCAAGTCATGAGGCGATAGTGTCTTAACTCCTTTGACAGAAATGTTCCATTTCTTTCCGGGCAATGCTACCGCATTCAAGGCCTTTTTCTACTCCTCAATGGTGGGGTTTTCAATGATTTGGTTTCCTTTAGCATCACCAGTGTCTTTTAAGTTGAAAATTCTATTGATCTTTGAGACGCCAAACCCGATTGAGCAATCCCCAATGTCAACCTTATAGCGCCCCGAGTGAGGTTTCCCTTCATAAAATGCAGCAACTACAGTCGGCTTGACCGTCTTCGCTCCTGTGCAAAAATTGTGCCATCCCAACGCCTCAATCGTCTGTACAATGAAGTTAGGGAGAGGCGATGTGGATGCCAAAAACCCATCTCCATCAGGATCGAGGGTCTCTTCTTTGGCACTTTTTTCTCCACTAAGGGTGCCTTACCCTTGTCCTCTCTTCGCACCGTTTGTTTCTTTGGTACCTTATCTTTTCCTACTGCGCTATTTCTAGTGCCTTTTTCCTTAGCTTCTTTTGCTTACATTTTTTGAGGCTGACGCTTAGTgcgcttttctttcttttggtcTGCTCGTCTTTCCCAGTCACTTTCTTCCTCCATTTCTTGCTCAAATTCTATCGCAACCCGCTCTATACTGTCCAAGGATTTTTCAGGTTAGGGTGGTAGACATTCTAACTCCTCATCGCGTAGTGCATGATGAAATTCAGTTGCGGAGATGAGTGCTGACACATCCTTCCGAAGGTTTCCCAGACCTTCACATACTTTCTTTGCTTTTTTCTAAAACTCCTTGGCCAATGCCTCAGCAGATGAGGCTGCAGCACCAGAACGGCTGCTTTTCTTAGGTTTGCGATCGCTTGGTTAGTTGATGACTTTCTCATCAAGTTGCTCGAGTGGTTTGAGGGTTTTAAGGATATTAGTATAAACCTCACGTTCATCTTTGATGACCTCATTTGCAGTGGAGAGGTCTTGAGGGTTTTGGCCATGTTTTGAGAAGGATTGCGAAAGGGCAGGGGTTGAGATGATTAGGGTAGGAGCGAATGGATGGGCGGAAACCACCGTAGCTGGTGGCGCGTATGTCGATGGTGGGATGATTGGGAAGGCAATGGGCTACAACGAAGCCGTCAGTGAGACAACTTCAAATGTGGAACCTGTgtgggatgaatgggttgaggtAGAGGTACCCTTGCTGCTTGCCATTTGGAAAGAAGATTACCGAAATCTGAAAAGAATGATGGTCGGAGGGGATATGCTAATTCGTCGGAGGTGAGAAGGCTCGAAAGTTTTGAGAATAGTGAAGGTGAAACGTTCGAATAATGGGGGGGTTTAAATAGACGAGGAAGGTGAAGGGATGGGGGTTTGTGGAAACCCTAATCCTTACCTAACACCACATTAAATGAGGTGACAGTTTTTTACGTCTTTTCAGTCTCCAGAGGAGACGTACGATTTCCTTACCTGGGATGGGCTGATATTGTAATTGCGAAGAATTGGGCTTTTCCAAATGCTCAACTGATCGCGTTTTTTTTTAAGCCCATCGCATCACTCCGTCGCACTTGTCTATTGCGATCAAAATGACGCAATCAAAAGGATAGAATGAAGTACGAAGTTGAAAAGGAGTTGATAGTTATATAAAGTAGTAAATATGTAGAAAGTAAAATAGATtctgaaaaaaaacaaaaggatatACTTCGTCCCTGATGAATGTATGTCGCTTATCATCGCAATGACTGAATGTTTCTTCTCTATTTTGGCTTACCCAAGTCAATGGAGGTTTTCTCACACTGAAAATCCCCTCCATGATACAGCTTTACTCTATGTCCATTCACATTAAATGCGTTGGTCCCATCTTCGTTGGTCAATTCCACCGCTCCATGCGGGAATACTTCCTTGGATATGAAAGGCCCGAACCAACGCGACTTCAGTTTTCTAGAAAAGAAACGTAACCTGGAGTTGAACAACAATACTCTTCAACCTGCCTTGAGGTTTTTCTCACAAAGACGCTTATCATGCCATCGCCTGGTgcattctttgtaaattttggaattctCATACGCTTGTAATCTCCACTCGTCCAGCTCTAGTAGTTGAAGTTTTCTCTCTTCTCCTACAGCCTTAAGATCAAATTTGAGTTTCTTAAATTCCCATATAACCTTATATTCCAGTTTCAATGGTAGATGACGGGCCTTTCCAAACGCCAATGCATGTGGtgacatgcctatgggtgtcTTATGAGCAGTCCGATATGCCCACAGGGCATCATCTAGTTTCATGGCCCAATCCTTCCTCTATGAGTTCACGACCTTCTCTAAGATTGACTTGACTTCTCTGTTAGAAACCTCTACTTGCCCATTTGTTTGGGGGTGATACATGGTGGCGATCTTATGGTGGACATTGTATTTGATCAATAGTTTACTAACAATGTGATTCACAAAGTAGGTCCCTTTGTcgcttattatggcacgtggagtgtcAAAACAAGTAAAAATGTTTTTCTGTAAGAACTTAGAGACTATTGCTACATCGTTTACAATGCATGAAACAGCTTCAATCCATTTAGATATATAGTTGACAgccaataaaatttatttatgatcATTTGAcgatggaaatggtcccatgaaatctattCCCCAGACGTCAAATAGCTCCACCTCCAGAATGATGTTCATTGGCATcgcatttttttctaaaatgctTCCAGTGCGTTGGCACTTGTCACATTTCATGGAGTATTCTTGTGCGTCTTTAAACAGAATGAGCTAGTAATACCCATATTGCAAAACTTTCACTACCGTGTGCTGTTCGCCAAAATTCCCTTCATAAGGTGATTCATGACATTGAAACAATATGCGATGGAAAGCAGTTTCTAGAACACAAAGTCTCAATATCTGGTCTAGTCCCCTTTTGTAGAGATTTGGATCGTCCCAGTAGtaaaatttgcattcatgtATGAGCCTTTTCTTTTGATGGGATGTGTAGTTTTCAGGGAATCTTTTGCAAACCAAGAAGTTGACAATATCCACATACTAGGTAGAAATTCTTCAATCTTAAGCAGCTGCTCATCAGGAAATGAGGCGTTCACCACTGATTGGATGTGATCCACTTCTGGATTTTCTAGTCGCGATAGATGGTTAGCGACCTTGTTCTCTGTTCCCTTTCGGTCGATTATTTCCATATCAAACTCTTGGAGTAAGAGAACCCATCGGATTAGTCTAGGCTTCGCATCGttttttgtcatcaaatacCTTATCGCAGAGTGGTCTGTATGGACTATCACTTTTGACCCCAACAAATAGGGTTTGAATTTTTCAATAGCAAAAATCACCGTTATAATTTCCTTCTCAGTAGTGGTGTCATTTTCCTATGTGGAGTTTAACGTCCTATtagcatatgcgatggggtgtaaaattttctttactttttgtgTCAAGACTGCCCCCATCGTATACCCACTAACGTCGCACATCAGTTCGAATGGCTTCATCCAATCAGGTGTGATCAGAATTGGTGTTGTAGTCAAAGCGTCTTTTAGTGTTTTGAATGCAGTGAGGTAGTGTGAATCAAAATCAAAGGGTCTATCAGCTTCCAACAACGTATTCAAAGGTTGAGCATTTTTGGAAAAGTTCTTCACAAACCTTTTGTAAAACCTCGCGTGCCCTAGGAAACTCCTCAAAGCTTTCACATtcgttggaggtggaagtttttctgtagcttcaatctttgctttatccacctctaaCCCATTCCTTGAAACCTTGTGCCCTAGCACAATTCCTTCCTCGACCATAAAGTGGCACTTTTCTCAGTTCAACACTAGATTAGTTTcttcacatttttttagtattttctcTAGGTTTTGCAGACAGATTTCATATGTTTGTCCATAGActaagaagtcatccataaagatttcaaccgAGTCTTCAAGATACTCAGAGAAGATCGCCATCATACACATTTGAAATGTATTGGGTACATTGCACAATCCAAAAGGCATGCGATGAAAGGCGAATGTTTCATATGGGCATGTGAAcgtggtcttttcttgatcctctAGTGCGATCATAATTTCATTATAGCCTGCGTACCCATCAAGGaagcaaaaataataattccTCGCTAATCTGtcgagcatttgatcaatgaaggGTAAgaggaaatgatctttctttgtcgcCACGTTGAGTTTCCTATAATCCATACAAATCTGCCAACCCTTGACCGTCCTCATAGGGATCAATTCGTTGTTTGCGTTAGGAACCACTATCATCCCACACTTTTTGGGAACGCATTGCACGGGACTGACCTAAGTGCTATCTGTGATGGGGTAGATAATGTCGgcatctaaccatttgatgatttcttttttgaCAACCTCTTTCATCACAGGGTTCAGTCTGTGTTGAGGTTTTATTGAGCCCTTCTGATTTTCTTCAAGCCGGATTCGATGCATGCAATACGCTGGGCTAATACCTCTGATGTCTGCGAGCGTCCATCCGATCGCTctactatatttttttaaaacactgatcaaggtggtttctttttcttcaagtaTTGCAGAGGATATGATGACTGGTAAGGTTTCATCCTGGCCGAGAAATACGTACTTCAAGTGGGTTGGTAGAGTTTTTAGTTCTAGTGTAGGTGGTTGCTCTAAAGAGGGCTTCTGTGCTTTGCTTTCTTCATCCAAGTTCAACATTTCATCATCCTTCAGCATCTCTGTTATCGCATGGTATGTCTCATTGGATGCTATAgcatcctctctttcttcattctcttcctcGGATTCCCAATTTCCAACCAAGTTTGTTCATCATCGGAATTAGATAAGTCTTCCTCATCTGAGAACTTCACTGCCTTGATAATATTGaacctgagcttctttccattgacgctcattgtgatttctcccttatgcacatctatttgagcacgaccagtagaaaagaatggtcgtcccaatatgattggaACATCTTTATCTGCCTCATAATCTAAGATAATAAAGTCTGTAGGTAGGATGAATCTGTCTATTGTTACCAAGACATCCTTTAATTTTCCTTCAGGGTGCACCAAGGATCTATCGGCGAGTTGAAGAGTCACCATTGTGGGTGTTAGCTGTCCCACATCTaatcttttgaaaattgaaagggcATTAAGTTTATGCTTGCCCTGAGATCGCATAATGCTTGGCCAATATAGATTCCTCCTATTGAGCAGGATATTGTGAAACTACCTGGGTCACGcatctttggtggaattatAGTGTTGTATTCTTGTGTCAATGCCACCGGGGCGAATCTTCCTGTGCTTCTCTTCTTCGAGACGATGTCCTTCAAAAATTTCACATACATAGGCTTCTGCTCTATTGCTTcatgaatggaatattaatgtgCAATTGTTTCAATATTTCCAAGAAGCGCTGATACTGGCCTTCATcgttatgttttttttaggtCTTTGAGGAAATGGAGGTACCTGTACTTCCAGTGTTTCATGGTTTGGAGGCTTAGAGGTGATCGCATCTTCTAGTTCCCTGGTTGTCTCGGACTTCTTTGTTTCAGTCTGCAATAGAGGTTTATTTGATTCAATCGCAGGTTGCTTCTTTGATTCAGTCTTGCGAGGCTCCTTTCTAGCTTCTATTGCTACCTTTCCACTTCTTAAGGTGACTAGTTGACAATGTTCTTTCCCGACAATCCCTGGATTACATGGAAGCTCGGTTGAGCTAGGAAATGTCCCTTGGGGTCTATTCTTTAGCTCTCCTgcaatttgtcccatttgaattttcaaattgcggatggatgtagcttggttttgaaggactgtttcattcttttttatgtATTCCTTCAACAAGTTCTATAGGGATAATGATGATGGTAGATGAGAACTACTAGCTTGCTGTTGTCCATTAGATCTATGGAAGAACCCTGGCGGTGCCTCTCTCTGAGCCATAAGCTGATTGCTTTGTTATTGGttattcttccaagaaaaattggggTGATTTCGCCATCCctggttgtaagtgtttgaataAGGATTGTTTTTTACAAAGTAAACTGATTGAGGATTTCGTGGGCATTCTTCCCATGATGTTATCTCTCTTaattcgagagaatatgcccattttcttgctttatcgcatagtgaaaatggaaataacgtGAGTCGAACCTCTTCTGGGAAAATATTAGGGAACataaaagtgttgcagatttcgaTGAAGCTTCAtagatgggcgtgcggatcttCACCACGCCATCCTCCGAACTGTCCCGCTATTTGTATCATTTGTATCATTATtggcttcatctcgaaccttAATCCATTTGCtggtctcatgattcctgggaaaaaatcatacaaatttaGTAatgcatagtcccggatgggtctattgcgagcATTTGCTAGTAGGATGGGATTTTCCAGCatgttgtttttatttgctACTCGTTCTTCAAATTGTTTAGCCATTCTACGAGCTCTTCCTATAAGCCCTTGATCTTGAATTGTTCTTAAAGGAAACaattaaaatgattaaagttaaaagttagtttggaaaaaaaaaaaaaaaaaaaaagaagaagaagagaaagggaATTAAtctaaaagaaaaggaaaaggaatttGAGGaggaattgattttttttaaaaaaaaaagaaaaaggaaaaagaaagaaaagaaagaaaagaaataaataaatgaataaataagtaaataaataaaataaagagaaagaaataagaagaaaaagaaaggcgGTCACCAGCCTCTGAATGAGACCGATTTATACCGATTCCCTCGagcaaaccctaattttctttgatgattttgtagAGGGACGTGAGGAAGAGAATTTTGAGGGTTACCGGAGTGATTGAAGCTGTGGAGGTTGAGTAATTTGAATGAAAAGTCGGGTTAAATCTGAATTTCGGACAGTCTGAACAGGCTTCAGTGTTTTGAAGTTCTTGAGCTGTAGAAACCAAATTtgaagctgaaattttgaggttaGTAAGTAAAGAggtttattaacattttttttgaaGGACGTTAGAGCTAATTTTGACTGAAAATTGGTGAATTAATAGGAAAACCGAGACTACACAGAATTTCAGGCGAACAGAGAAACGTGACTTTTGGAGCTGATTCGGTGTTATTCAAGCGTTTCCAAAGCTTCAAATTCTCAGGTTATTTGGTTAATATGCTTATTGGAAATTTTAAGCAAGAAATTTTAGGTTATATGGTTAGGGATTGATGAATTTCAAGTTGGGAAAAGTTCTGAAACTTCTCGCCGGAAAACAGGGGCACCAAGAAATATTTGACCGATTCCAGAACATTTAGGGCGATTCAAGATTCCAAAATGTGAGGTAAGATAGTTTAGAGTATGGGTAAGAGGTTTATATGAATTAATTAGAGTGGGTATGGCTGAAATGAGCGAATTTGGTCGCCGGAAGTCTGACCGAAAAACTGGTCGAATTTGGAAGAAAATGTGGGCTGGAGGTTGAAGATGACTTCTGTCCGTCATTAAAAGCtgaaaaatccaaatttatgGTAATTAAAGTGTTCTCAANATTCAAGCATTTTCAAAGCTTCAAAATCTCAGGTTAGTTGGTTAATATGCTTATTGGAAAGTTTAAGCAAGAAATTTTAGGTTATATGGTTAGGGATTGATGAATTTCAAGCTGGGAAAAGTTCTGAAACTTCTCACCGGAAAACAGGGGTATCAAGAAATATTTGACCGATTCCAGAAGATTTAGGGCGCTTCAAGACAACAAAATGTGAGGTAAGATAGTTTAGAGGATGGGTAAGAGGATTATATGAATTAATTCGAGTGGGTAAGGCTGAAATGAGCGAATTTGGTCGCCGGAAGTCTCATCGGAAAACTGGCCGAATTTGGAAGAAAATGTGGGCTGGAGGTTGAAGATGACTTCTGTCAGTCATTAAAAGCtgaaaaatccaaatttatgGTAATTAAAGTGTTCTCAATCATAAGTAGTGGTCGTTTGGTATTCATATGATAAAGCATGGAATTGGAGGAAATTGGGATCCTAGATTAATTTTGAAGATGATTAAGCGGTTAATTGGTTAAGTAAATCTCGATTAGGATCAATGAGGAAATTGGGTAAAACGTAGACTTAGGTTTTAGAGAAGTTTAAGTAAAGTTAggatattttagaaattaagagaattatggtaaaatgttgaattttttaTGCAGTGTTTGGATTGAATAATCATCTAGAGGATAACCATAAGTTAATAATGTGATTTTTAGGCCAAGTTCAATTAGGAGAGGCTTATAAATTCAAAGGATCGAGCCTGAAAttgtgagtgactctaaatgctttaaatgttttatgtaAATTGTTAATTCTTATGAATGTCTAGTAATGtatgtttactgaaagctatttatgacaactattctcaaatagttaccagGCAATGCATCTCACATTAATATGCTATGCTTTTCAATGAACAAGAGGATGCATTAGTATAGAAAGCttttgggcaactaagtcattaagagataagaataagcAAGTTCAGTGTgagtagctcagtactgaaggactagatgagaaggtactgaagctcagtcttagatttgaataactcagtactgaaggactagatgagaaggtactgaagcttagTCCTAGGTTTGAATAACTTagtactgaaggactagatgagaaggtactgaagctttgtCCTAGGtttgaatagctcagtactgaaggactagatGAGAAGGTACATAAGCTTTATCctagaatttgaatagctcgatactgaaggacatggagaaggtatctgagcagcttgatactgaagtacacagagaaggtatctgagcagtagtacctaaggtatgacggtacttaaactagaatcacatgaacaaaagaaaagttgttattggtagtgtagagatcactccactaactatggattgacgttgaggaattgagtaaaggttctctctcaactagggttgcaaattatgtttttaggaagtgaacaaaagggttccttcCTAGTTAAGTAGGAATGcagtaaaggatgataaagagtgAGCAAGAGGGCCACTCTAGACTGataaactaaggcatagtcCAGCAAAGCATAAAATAGAGCTatatgatgttgatgatgacatGAATAATAGTTACCAAGTTTATTTtgcagatacaatggttttaaaagctttatgtacacgtttgttTGGCttgttttagttccagtattctattttctagctttcagtttaagcatgagatttatgtttttattaagtcactcactgggcaagtagctcattctttcaaatgtttttcttttcccaggtagtggtcatctcccTATAGGTTAGCTGTCATGCTGCTCTGTCACTCAAGGACTCCAGTTAAAAGTCCAAAGTCTAAAAAGAAGTTTTAGGTATCTATTCTGTAAATGTCTGTACATATGTGTTGCTCATATTAGGGACTAATAAAGTATATTGGGACCCGCTGAACTCTGTATGTGTTAATATGATGTAgttatgttgttgttgatccctggtgttttgaggttgtttttaaagtttcattagtttagtgaatgttatatatgtattccAGGGATCTAAGTAGGTTAAGGATGTAAGTTAGAAAGTAAGTGCCACAAAaaggttggtaactactgttgTTACATTCACTTCTGGATtaagaagggtaatctgggaaggggtgtgacacTTCCTTGCTGATTGCGTTTGTTTCTCTGCCTTCTGCAAAAGGTtatttcaatctctgggtcgtactTGAGCTCATAAGTATTTCCTTCCTCATACGACGCTTGCTTCTTCCTTCACAAGTGGAATGGCAATACTCCAAAGGTCGAAAGCTACAAagatcaaagaggtttgatgtTAGCGCAATCTATATTGTAATCCCCAGCAACGAcgcaaaaaacttgatgcgctgatttatcatgcgatgaaagggtgtgtggatgcgatgattatgcaagttttcctaacaaagcccatgTATAAGCCTCTTAGagtcctggtaagtccagggtcgaacgtAGGGATTACTCAAACAGATATGCGATAGACTCTACCTCTGATCTTGTCGCTATTTTAAGTTTAAGAAGTTGAATGGTGATTGACTTTGATTTCTTAAGGTgatggaattaaatgcaaagCGATAGAAGAGTGGTGTTgtaataaatatgtgataaaggGTTGAGAAGAGGTTTTGCTAACATTTCTTAAGCTATTCTACAAGTCatgtgatcatgctatacacaaatattaagcactacatttctcaatgcatatgGACACATTTCCTATGTCTAGAATGCATACGATTTGTAGGGAATgcagcagatagaacttatttctaagtctcctctactcttgcttatgagaTATGATCTCactctttcaagcctagattctatgtctttagactactctttcaagtattcaaagtgatgaatgaagcatacataagacaagatgattgcatgaAGTGCAtaacttaagtcatgctagctaagtacttctcaaccaattcacaaatttagctactcatgtatgGTGTGAAAAGAATGAACATGGATTGAAATGTAATTTCCATTCTTGCAAATAACATGTTCAAGTACAAAAAATAGATGATGTAAGTGTTAAGCAAGGTAAGCAGTGTCTTGCTTCCTCTGGCGTTTACACGACTTTTAACAACCTAATTCTCTTCTAATTTGTAAACTGTTGCTCTTACAAGGGTTAGGTGTGACTTGGTGTCTCTCTTCCTTGTTGCTCCAACAGTCTCTCGACCTCCCAGAATTC
This region includes:
- the LOC120084745 gene encoding uncharacterized protein LOC120084745, whose product is MKLDDALWAYRTAHKTPIGMSPHALAFGKARHLPLKLEYKVIWEFKKLKFDLKAVGEERKLQLLELDEWRLQAYENSKIYKECTRRWHDKRLCEKNLKAG